ATTCAAGTTTGTCTGATATGATTTGTTCAACGCGGTCAATTATTTGATGAATTACAATCCCCTGCTGTTGAGGTGGAACTGTCTGCATAAGTATAGGAATTATTTGTGTTAAAACACTTAAAATACTATTTTTTATATCCAACCTGTCCCGCTCGACCATGAGATTATCATGCAATCGTTTAATCCTCAGTAATGATTTTACCCTTGTTGAAAGCTCCAGCTGGTCCACAGGTTTTGTGATAAAATCATCAGCTCCAGCTTCTATGGCTTCGATCCTGTCTTTTGGCTGGGACAGTGGTAACCATTATGATCGGTATACTTAGTGTTTTTTTCATCACTTTTTAATATCTCACAAACTTCTATACCACTTATTTTAGGTAAAATTACGTCAAGAAGGATCAGGTCTGGAGATTCGTCTTTAACTTTTTCAAGTACTGATTCACCGCTAGTTGCTGAAATGATATCATAATCACTGGATAGATAGTCAGTTAATATCGCTATCATCAATTATGAATCATCCACAATCAAAATTTTGGGTTCTTCCATTCATCCCACCTAACTTTGTAATTGGAATTATAAAAAAAATATTAGGTCTGAGGTTTTTGAGGTTTACCAAACAATATCCCATCAGAAGTTATATCATACATGTTCAATTCAAGAGAGATTTTTGTACTCCTCATCTTTTCAATACTTGGAAAGGCTCAATACATTATATCGTGAACCATTTCATTTGACAAATGATGGCACTGTCCTCAATTACGATACTTAATATACTTAAGAATCATATACCATATTTGTGATAAATATGGTTCGACCTCGTGGAGAAATCAAAGTAATATGCCAGAATGAGAAATGCACGTATTATCTAAAAGAAGAAGGTAAAGATATAATCAAACGTGGTAAGTACAGCACAGGTCATCAAAGATATTATTGTCATCACTGCAAGACCTTTTTCATGGAGACTAAGGGAACTCCATTATATCATAAACATCTTTCGAAACCCGAGATAATCAACATCTGCAAACACCTTGTAGAGAAAAATGGCATCAGATCGATTGAACGAATAACAGGCCACCACAGGGATACAATAGGAAATTTAATAGAAGATCTTGCCTTGCATGCTGAGTTAGTAAATTCTATTCTTCTTCATGATGTAAAACTTGGACAATTTGAGGTTGATGAAATGTGGACATTCGTAAAAAAAAACAAAAAAAAGTTGAGCCAGGAAGCCCTAATTCAGATATCGAAGGTGATGCCTGGATATTCACTTTCATAACGAGAGGGTCGTATCTCATCGTTGCTTATGAGATTGGGAAACGAACAAAAAAAACATGTGAAAAATTATTTGAAAAAGTTTTTGATAGGGTACAATTACCTTTTCCAGATAAGAAAATTGAAATATTTTCTGATGGACATGATGACTATACAAATACTATTCCTGAGTATTATGCAGAGACATGTGTTGACTATGGACAAGTTATCAAAATAAGGGAGGGAGGAAGAGTTGTTGATAAAATCAAAAAAGTCATTTATGGAACTCTTAAGATAGATGAAATCGAGACGACAGATATCGAAAATATGAATAGTATTTGTCGTGAAAGGCAGGGCAGATTAGTTAGAGAAACAAAATGCTTTTCGAAAAAGAGGCCAAAACTCATAAATTCTTTCGAATCATTTCATTTTTATTGGAACTTTATGGATAAGTTGACTAAAACCGAGACTCCTGCAATGTTGGAAGGTTTAGCTGATCATCAATGGAATTGGGAGCAATTTTTTTATTTTTCATTAAGTATTCTAAATTAGGACATTGCCCAAATGATGGCTCAATAAATCGTGAACACTTTTGATATTCACCTTGTTTAATGCATCCTTCATGATGCATCATGGATCCTGACGAAGAAGAAAGAATAGTTGCCGTAAATCTATGTGTAAAGGGTGAAAAAAGAACAAACATTTGCAAAGACCTGAATCGAACAAAGGGTTGGCTTTCCAAGTGTTTTATTCGCTACAAAACTGGTGAAGAGGGATGCTATAAATCCAAAAGCACCTAAAAATCCTGGAATAAAGACAAGGGATGAGATTGAAAATGCGGATGTGAATCTCAGAAAAACTTTGATGGACAGTAACGAACACGAATCCAAATATCTTGGCGTGGGTGCTGATGCAATTCAATATAGGATGTACAACCTTGGTTTTTCAGACGATGACACGCCTTCAACCTCAACGATAAATCGGATTGTCAAAAAACACAAGCTGAAAGTAAATAAGCGCTAGCGATATAAACGAGTCAAATCCAAAAAGAGATATACAATCCTAAATCCAACGCAAATCAATGAAATGCACCAGATGGATTTTGTTGGTCCACGATTTATCAAGGGATATGGTGCGATTATTTCAGAAGAGCTGAAGCTATCGATGTTTAGGTATTATATGCTGAACTTATTGCAGTTTTTCTAGTTTTAGCAAAAATTAACTGACTTTAAGTCGATCATGGGCTAATGATGTTTCAGTTTTTTAGCAGATTGGTTAGTATATTTGCCGAAAAAAGTGGAAATCACTAGATTATGGGATAGTGCCGTATAATAGTCTATTGCATTAATTTAGTAAAATTGGTAATAATAACTCTTATATTCCGCAGGTATATTTTGAAAACAAATCTTTTTTAAAAACAT
The genomic region above belongs to Methanosarcinales archaeon and contains:
- a CDS encoding response regulator; this translates as MMIAILTDYLSSDYDIISATSGESVLEKVKDESPDLILLDVILPKISGIEVCEILKSDEKNTKYTDHNGYHCPSQKTGSKP
- a CDS encoding IS1 family transposase, yielding MVRPRGEIKVICQNEKCTYYLKEEGKDIIKRGKYSTGHQRYYCHHCKTFFMETKGTPLYHKHLSKPEIINICKHLVEKNGIRSIERITGHHRDTIGNLIEDLALHAELVNSILLHDVKLGQFEVDEMWTFVKKNKKKLSQEALIQISKVMPGYSLS
- a CDS encoding IS1 family transposase — its product is MDIRKKKQKKVEPGSPNSDIEGDAWIFTFITRGSYLIVAYEIGKRTKKTCEKLFEKVFDRVQLPFPDKKIEIFSDGHDDYTNTIPEYYAETCVDYGQVIKIREGGRVVDKIKKVIYGTLKIDEIETTDIENMNSICRERQGRLVRETKCFSKKRPKLINSFESFHFYWNFMDKLTKTETPAMLEGLADHQWNWEQFFYFSLSILN